One stretch of Toxoplasma gondii ME49 chromosome XI, whole genome shotgun sequence DNA includes these proteins:
- a CDS encoding hypothetical protein (encoded by transcript TGME49_311150~Predicted trans-membrane domain (TMHMM2.0):192-215) — MVTQSALRVRGASAETLPAFRFSPRFSPRFASSLPWRISHWRPARQIFKPLAVRPTCLSSPCPRLPLPAPLRSFSSTTSSPSPPCSSSAPPSSVSPPALPPLSPASPAPASLPACSAPLPFIAHGRSMPGQRLLPCSPEDVAVLSASSLRFPNPQEVEGGVIVRLVRRSDPVTSPVLRSVRNRQYGIRGSERWWLLGSGALASACLLALGFWQLARMQWKHQLIEYRRAQMRKPAVWVTRGPFPWTVSSEDHRCTGDGSSDSTQERPETRKEGARAEARRCDAEAKNLSPLPSTNSDSSSPAHSPSSPPSSSCSSSSSVAVVEKSSFEREEELRAAWAYRPVIARGVLDSSTELRVGPRPGLEPGTTGYLLVSPLRLEDGNVLLVNKGHLQTEDAKLPPFRRPETRREGAWRTREVNLAQGRSALADACSGSTPGGGWEASAAARDAFARDSGCSLDAKTRDEPPGWVTVRGILEPGEIPSSTCQCLLAGNRPKDAQFIFLVPADLVEGLRPGTVPHKAATGAMILNAYDIVYDEDVRAAKRSRERKEGEVGADAGESRDRRAEQRSQGLGAKGEEEDGSRGEKDVPAKEEREASRERMSTLASLPRSLAAELGAEDPSSFAALLGLAEIPKRFAKYQQKRKDDYLLFWADEHTHFNYACQWFVMALCTASMTLYKFVQVSRWRW; from the coding sequence ATGGTGACACAATCAGCTCTCAGGGTCCGCGGGGCCTCCGCCGAGACGCTTCCtgccttccgcttctccccgcgcttctccccgcgcttcgcctcctctctcccttggaGAATCTCCCACTGGCGACCAGCCCGGCAGATCTTCAAGCCTCTCGCAGTCAGACCGACCTGCCTGTCCTCTCCCTGTCCTCGCCTGCCGCTTCCCgcgcctctccgttctttctcgtccacgacttcttctccttctcccccctGTTCTTCATCTGCCCCCccctcgtctgtttctcctcctgctctcccgcctctgtctcctgcttctccggcGCCGGCTTCGCTGCCTGCATGTTCGGCTCCGCTGCCATTTATCGCGCATGGGCGCTCGATGCCGGGCCAGAGGCTGCTCCCGTGTTCGCCGGAAGACGTCGCGgttctgtctgcgtcttcgctgcgCTTCCCAAATCCGCAGGAGGTCGAGGGAGGCGTCATCGTTCGCCTCGTCCGGCGCAGCGACCCTGTCACGAGCCCTGTGCTTCGCTCGGTTCGCAACCGGCAGTACGGCATCCGCGGGAGCGAACGCTGGTGGCTGCTTGGGTCCGGCGCTCTCGCCTCGGcctgcctcctcgctctcggcttTTGGCAACTCGcccgcatgcagtggaagCACCAGCTGATCGAGTACCGGCGCGCGCAGATGCGCAAGCCTGCCGTCTGGGTCACTCGGGGGCCGTTCCCCTGGACCGTCTCCAGCGAGGACCACAGATGCACAGGAGACGGATCCTCCGACTCCACGCAGGAGAGAccggagacgcggaaggaaGGCGCGAGAGCGGAGGCCAGGAGGTGCGACGCAGAAGCCAAAAACCTGTCTCCGCTACCTTCCACGAACTCCGACTCTTCCTCCCCGGCGcattctccttcttctcctccttcttcttcttgttcttcttcgtcttctgttgcGGTTGTGGAGAAGAGTTcgttcgagagagaagaggagttGAGGGCAGCATGGGCGTATCGCCCGGTGATCGCTCGAGGTGTGTTGGACAGTTCGACGGAGCTGCGGGTGGGTCCGCGACCCGGTTTGGAGCCTGGCACCACGGGGTACTTGCTGGTGTCTCCGCTGCGTTTGGAAGACGGCAACGTTCTCCTCGTGAACAAAGGACATCTGCAGACGGAGGACGCGAAACTGCCGCCGTTCAGACGCCCCGAGAcccgcagagaaggcgcctGGCGAACGCGGGAGGTGAACCTCGCGCAAGGGCGGTCGGCGCTcgccgacgcatgcagcggatCCACGCCGGGCGGTGGCTGGGAGGCCTCGGCGGCTGCGCGCGACGCGTTCGCGCGAGACAGCGGCTGTTCTCTCGACGCGAAGACGCGCGACGAACCCCCAGGCTGGGTGACTGTGCGCGGCATTCTGGAGCCTGGTGAAATTCCGAGCTCAACCTGCCAGTGTCTCCTGGCCGGAAACAGACCGAAGGACGCACAGttcatcttcctcgttcctGCGGACTTGGTGGAGGGGCTGCGACCGGGCACTGTCCCTCACAAAGCTGCGACCGGCGCAATGATCCTCAACGCCTACGACATCGTCTACGACGAAGATGTGCGAGCAGCGAAGCGctcgcgagaaaggaaagaaggcgaagtcggcgcagacgcgggagagagcCGCGACCGGCGAGCAGAGCAACGGAGCCAGGGGCTTGGAGCCAagggcgaagaggaggacggctcgcgcggagagaaagacgttccggcgaaggaggagagggaagcatCTCGGGAGCGAATGTCAACTCTTGCGTCGCTGCCGAGGTCACTCGCCGCAGAGTTGGGCGCAGAAGacccttcttcctttgcgGCTCTTCTGGGCCTGGCTGAGATCCCAAAAAGATTCGCAAAGTAccagcagaaaaggaaagacgacTACTTGCTCTTCTGGGCCGACGAACACACACACTTCAACTACGCCTGCCAGTGGTTCGTCATGGCTCTGTGCACCGCCAGCATGACCCTCTACAAATTCGTCCAAGTGTCTCGGTGGCGCTGGTAG